In the Symmachiella macrocystis genome, TACCGACGACTTCAATGGCGATGGCGTTGAGGAAACGTATGAGTGGTTGCGGGGCATAGTGAATTTTGATGCCCAGCGCCGTGAATGGCAAATCACTTACAATCCCGATCCCACTGACAGAGACGATAAGTATGGCGGGACATTCACACTCTCCAACGACGAGGGCCTCTACAAATTGGGACTGATCCCCGATGACGTCGTGTTGATCGATGGTCGCGTAGATATCGAAAACGTGAACCATCAAGGCAAACCGACCTACCGCGTCGAAAACGTCAAACGTCTCGAACCGGAATGAGAAGTTCATTCCGCGTGGTAGTGAAACCGGAATCGTTACAAGTTCGAGTTCGTTGACAAACGAGGGTCTCTGTGGAATCGATGATCAGTCAAAATCCTCCAGCGTCCACCTCTGGACAACTTTGGGAGGAACACGTTTCCCACGTTCAAGAAGTTATTAGCAAGTTTTCATTCTGGGTCTTGCTGTTGCCGGCTGCACTGTGTACCTGGATCGGCACGCAAACCCAAAGCCCCCTCTGGGAATATACGCTCAAGCCGTATCAAGAGACGTATGCACCAGCCGTATTGATGTTAGCTGTCGGTTTGGCCACGACCTTGTGGTTTGTGCGCCGCGGATTTTTCTATCGCTGGCTAACGATCCTGAGCGTCTGCCTGTTGTGCCGCGAGTTCCATTTTTGGGGCACCAGCACAGGAATCTACATCGCGATTCCGCTGGTGATGTGGTACGCCTCGGCGAATTTTGATTCGATGAAGCCCTACGTCAATCATCGACTGATCGTCTCGTTGTTCGTGGGCGCGTTCATCACGTATTTCTTCACCATCACCGTCGATCGCGCCGTTTGGAAATTTCTTCCCCATCACTCCCACTGGCGCAACAATGTGGAAGAAACTCTGGAAACGCTCGGGCACCTGATGATACTTGCAGTGATCATCATCTCCGCCTTCATTCCTCAGGGCAAATCGTCGACAGATGCCGCGAAGTAATATCGCCCTCGCACTTGCCCCGCGCCGCTGCAGCTATCTGTAGTCAACTGGCCCGAAGAGCCTCCTGCAGCGCATGAGCGTCAGCCCTCGTGGCCATAAAAGGGGCGTCTTGCAAATTCTTCCGGAGAGGCAGCAGAGCACCCGCACGGTCCTGCTATCGCTGCTGCGCAGTAATAAAAGTGGGTCAAACCGCACGAATACTACACCGAAACTGCCTAAAACTCGCGACAGCTGCGAACCACGGAAACTCCGCAAACGGGGCTTTTCACAAGAGTTGCGCCGTGAGATTCAAAGTTTTAATTGACCAAGCCTGTTCGCCCGGTTAGACTTAGAGTGAACGGATATCACGATTGGCGTTGTCTGACCAAGTCGTCCGTGTTTCCACCGCAGCTAACAATTGCAAAAAATGAACCCTCAAGGCTGAAGGATTCAATAATCATGTTATTAGGAGAGCTCGTCCCAATCGGCGGTGGGGACCCCATTCCGCTTCTAAAGGACAAGCTGCAGGTTGGTCGTCGCCCCAACTGCGACATCGTTCTGCGGTTCCCCAACGTCTCTTCGTATCATTGCGAATTGGAGTTGATCGAAGGTCATTGGTTGGTCACCGATCTTGATAGTCGCAACGGGACGAAGGTGAACGGCGAACGTGTCACGCGCAGATGGGCTTTCCCCGGCGATCAAATCGGCTTCGCCAAACATAAGTTCGAGATTTTCTACACAGCCGTGGGCGATGCACCACCGGAAGTCGAGGGTGCGGAAGCCCCGGAAGTCTTCGGTCAAAGCCTGATGGAAAAAGCCGGCCTCGTCCGCCGCAAACCAAAACGCGCCCCGTTGCCGCCCTCGTCCAAGCCGATCAAAGAAGTCGCCATGGCTGCTTCGGACAGCGATGAGTCAATCGCATTGGATTGGCTGTCGGATGTTGAAGAAGATTGACCACACAGTAATCCGCACCACAATTTACAACAGCTCTCCGCAGGCCAATCCCCCCGATTCGCCTGCGTTTTTTTACCCCGTAGGGTGCGTCGCGACGCACCTTTCGATGTAGGACGATAGATAGCCCCAACGTACAGACGGTATCGACAGACAACTGTTGTGCGAAAACCCTTACCCCGGCCCGCTCCCAGAGGGAGAGGGGGTAGTCGTTGTTTGATGCTCACTGTAAACATCCCCAGCCAATAGGACCTCTGCTCACTTGGGTAAACGTAAACAGAAAATTCGAGTTGCCCTGCGTAAAAACCGCCAAAAGAAGCCGCGGCGTCAAAATGATTTTACGCACGAAGACCTGGAGGATTCTAACCTTGCGCATGGCGAACGTGTTTCCGGCAAAGGGGATCTGACGCGACACCGGACCATCATCGGTGTCGAAGGCGATGAAAACACTGGCCTGACGATCGATGTCGATATGAGCCAATGCCGCGCCGGTCGGGTTCTGAGCGTGCATCGTTCCGGATTCATTGTGCAAGCCGATAACGGCGAGCGCTTCGAATGCGTTGTCCGCAACGTGGTGCGTGCCATTGCCAGCGACCAACGGACCGCCGTGGTTGCCGGCGATCAAGTCATGTTTCAACCCACGGTCAATGAACAAGGCGTGATCGAACGGGTCGAACCGCGCACGAGCACACTCTCGCGAGAAGTCCGCGGCCAGGAACATGTTCTCGTCGCAAACGTTGATCAAGTCTTGATCGTCGCCTCCTCAGCCGACCCGCCGCTCAAACCGAGCCTACTGGACCGGTATCTGGTGAGCGCGGCGGTGGGAGACATCGCGCCGCTAATTTGTATCAATAAAGCCGACTTGTCGAATCTTGCGGCGCTGCAACCGATCATCGGCCTGTATAGCCAACTCGGCTATACAGTTGTGACGACTTCTACTGTGTCGGGCTACGGTATCCCCCGCTTGCGTGAACTATTACGCAATCGTGAAACGGTCCTCACCGGGCAAAGCGGCGTGGGAAAATCGTCGTTGCTCAATGCGCTGCAACCCGGCCTCAAACTGCGCACGGGTGAAGTCAGCGGCGATAGCCGCAAGGGAAAACACACCACGACCTCGGCAAATCTGCTGGAGTTGAATTTTGGAGGTTGGGTGGTCGATACACCGGGCGTCCGTCAATTCGGGTTGTGGGATACGTTTCCCGAAGAGGTGGAAGGCTACTTCGTGGAATTCCACCCGTTCGTCCGTGACTGCCGTTATCCCGATTGCACGCACACTCACGAAACGGACTGCGGAATCAAACAGGCCGTGGCGCGCGGCTTAATCTCC is a window encoding:
- a CDS encoding FHA domain-containing protein, coding for MLLGELVPIGGGDPIPLLKDKLQVGRRPNCDIVLRFPNVSSYHCELELIEGHWLVTDLDSRNGTKVNGERVTRRWAFPGDQIGFAKHKFEIFYTAVGDAPPEVEGAEAPEVFGQSLMEKAGLVRRKPKRAPLPPSSKPIKEVAMAASDSDESIALDWLSDVEED
- the rsgA gene encoding ribosome small subunit-dependent GTPase A encodes the protein MGKRKQKIRVALRKNRQKKPRRQNDFTHEDLEDSNLAHGERVSGKGDLTRHRTIIGVEGDENTGLTIDVDMSQCRAGRVLSVHRSGFIVQADNGERFECVVRNVVRAIASDQRTAVVAGDQVMFQPTVNEQGVIERVEPRTSTLSREVRGQEHVLVANVDQVLIVASSADPPLKPSLLDRYLVSAAVGDIAPLICINKADLSNLAALQPIIGLYSQLGYTVVTTSTVSGYGIPRLRELLRNRETVLTGQSGVGKSSLLNALQPGLKLRTGEVSGDSRKGKHTTTSANLLELNFGGWVVDTPGVRQFGLWDTFPEEVEGYFVEFHPFVRDCRYPDCTHTHETDCGIKQAVARGLISECRFESYQRITAGDLV